A portion of the Toxotes jaculatrix isolate fToxJac2 chromosome 16, fToxJac2.pri, whole genome shotgun sequence genome contains these proteins:
- the ugcg gene encoding ceramide glucosyltransferase, translating into MALLDLAMQGLAVFGFILFFVLWLMHFMSIIYVRLHLHKKRSEVKQSFVQLAGVSLLKPLKGVDPNLISNLETFFTLDYPKYEILLCVQDQDDPAVDVCKKLLGKYPNVDARLFIGGKKVGINPKINNLMPGYEGAKYDLVWICDSGIRVKPDTLTDLTSQMTEKVGLVHGLPYVADRQGFAATLEQVYFGTSHPRSYISANVTGIKCVTGMSCLMRKDVLDQAGGLVAFAQYIAEDYFMAKAIADRGWKFSMATQVAMQNSGSYSIGQFQSRMIRWTKLRINMLPGTVLEPVSECFLASLIIGWAAHHVFRWDMMVFFMCHCLAWFISDYIQLTGVQGGSLCFSKLDFAVAWFIRESMAVQIFLSALWDPTISWRTGRYRLRCGGTAEEILDV; encoded by the exons gcGTCTCCATCTCCACAAGAAACGGTCGGAGGTCAAACAGTCCTTTGTGCAGCTGGCAGGAGTTTCTCTGCTGAAGCCGCTAAAGGGCGTCGACCCAAACCTGATCTCCAACCTGGAGACATTTTTCACTCTGGATTACCCTAAG tatGAGATCCTGCTGTGCGTTCAGGATCAGGACGATCCAGCTGTTGATGTCTGTAAGAAGTTGTTGGGCAAATATCCCAACGTAGACGCTCGATTATTCATCG GGGGGAAGAAAGTTGGAATCAACCCCAAGATCAACAACCTGATGCCAGGCTACGAAGGAGCCAAATACGACCTGGTCTGGATCTGTGACAGTGGCATCAGAG tgaaACCTGACACGctgacagatttgaccagtcaGATGACAGAGAAGGTAGGATTGGTCCATGGTTTGCCATATGTTGCCGACCGCCAAGGCTTCGCTGCCACACTGGAACAG GTTTATTTTGGGACGTCTCACCCTCGTTCCTACATCTCGGCTAACGTGACAGGGATAAAGTGCGTGACAGGGATGTCGTGTCTGATGAGGAAGGACGTGTTGGATCAGGCCGGCGGATTGGTCGCCTTCGCTCAGTACATCGCCGAAGATTACTTCATGGCTAAAGCCATTGCTGACag AGGCTGGAAGTTCTCCATGGCAACACAGGTGGCGATGCAGAATTCAGGATCATACTCCATTGGCCAGTTTCAGTCCCGCATGATCAG GTGGACGAAGTTGAGGATCAACATGCTTCCCGGCACCGTGTTGGAGCCTGTGTCCGAGTGCTTCCTGGCCAGCCTCATCATTGGCTGGGCTGCTCATCATGTGTTCAG gtggGACATGATGGTGTTCTTCATGTGTCACTGTCTGGCCTGGTTTATATCCGACTACATCCAGCTCACCGGAGTCCAG GGCGGCTCCCTGTGCTTCTCGAAGCTGGACTTCGCTGTGGCCTGGTTCATCCGAGAGTCGATGGCGGTGCAGATCTTCCTGTCGGCTCTGTGGGACCCGACCATCAGCTGGAGGACCGGACGTTACCGGCTGCGCTGCGGCGGCACTGCCGAAGAGATCCTCGACGTCTAG